From one Physeter macrocephalus isolate SW-GA chromosome 18, ASM283717v5, whole genome shotgun sequence genomic stretch:
- the GSTA4 gene encoding glutathione S-transferase A4 — MMATKPKLHYPNGRGRMESVRWVLAAAGVEFDEEFLETKEQLQKLQDGNHLLFQQVPMVEIDGMKLVQTRSILHYIADKHHLFGKDLKERTLIDMYVEGTLDLLELIIMHPFLKPDDQQKEVVNMAQKAIIRYFPVFEKVLRGHGQRFLVGNQLSLADIILLQTILALEEKIPNILSAFPHLQEFTVKISNIPTIKKFLEPGSKRKPPPDDIYVRTVYNIFMP, encoded by the exons ATGATGGCTACGAAGCCCAAACTCCACTACCCAAATGGACGAGGCCGGATGGAATCCGTGCGATGGGTTTTAGCTGCCGCTGGAGTCGAG TTTGATGAagaatttttagaaacaaaagaaCAGTTGCAGAAGTTGCAGGATG GTAACCACCTGCTGTTCCAACAAGTGCCAATGGTTGAAATTGATGGGATGAAGCTAGTGCAGACCCGCAGCATCCTCCACTATATAGCGGACAAGCACCATCTCTTCGGCAAAGATCTCAAGGAGAGAACCCT GATTGACATGTATGTGGAGGGGACCCTGGATCTTCTGGAACTGATTATCATGCATCCTTTCCTCAAACCAGACGATCAGCAAAAGGAAGTGGTGAACATGGCCCAGAAGGCTATAATTAGATACTTTCCTGTGTTCGAAAAG GTTTTACGGGGTCATGGACAAAGGTTTCTTGTTGGTAATCAGCTGAGCCTTGCAGACATAATTCTACTCCAGACCATTTTGGCTCTAGAAGAGAAAATTCCTAATATCCTGTCTGCCTTTCCTCACCTCCAG GAGTTCACAGTGAAAATAAGTAATATCCCTACAATTAAGAAATTCCTTGAACCTGGCAGCAAGAGGAAGCCTCCTCCGGATGACATCTACGTGAGAACCGTGTACAACATCTTCATGCCGTAG